One genomic window of Pseudomonas sp. LFM046 includes the following:
- a CDS encoding extracellular solute-binding protein: MRRLASLLIGLLAQPCFASVIESHGYAQFGTLKYPANFDHFEWVNPEAPKGGTLRVMAFGTFDTLNPYTFKGTSPVSTANFLQYGMSELNEPLMVGTGQYDPSGDEPASSYGLIAKSVEYSEDRSWVVFNLREEARFHDGKPITAYDVAFSYRTLVRNGHPQYRTSLQEVKRVDILNRHRIRFVLKRAGNPLLILRLGELPVLPQHYWKDRDFKATTFEPPLGSGPYRIVQVRPGRSLVFERVKDWWGKDLPVNKGKYNFDRVEVEFYRDSNVAFEAFKAGEFDFYIEHQAKNWANGYRFPAIARGDVIRAEIPHQIPTQTQALFMNTRRAVFQDRKVREAMGLMFDFEWTNRTLFNNAYIRAASYYPNSEFSAVGKPEGHEWLLLSPFRKELPEALFTQPFAVPTTEGRGIPRETLRRALGLLAEAGWKLSNQRLLNEHGQPLRFEILLVNPNLERILQPYRENLSSIGIDVSLRTVDRAQYKQRLDHFDYDMILMTLPQTLSPGLEQSLYFHSSQVGVKGSKNYAGVANPVADAMIEKLLGAQSRDEQLAAARALDRTLLWEHYSIPNWYINYHRLAYRNRFAFVTTPPYTLGLRAWWLKPTENVR, encoded by the coding sequence ATGCGTCGCCTCGCTTCCTTGCTCATCGGCCTGCTGGCTCAGCCTTGTTTCGCCAGCGTGATCGAAAGCCACGGCTATGCGCAGTTCGGCACGCTGAAATACCCCGCAAATTTCGACCACTTCGAGTGGGTCAACCCAGAGGCCCCCAAGGGCGGCACCCTGCGGGTCATGGCCTTCGGCACGTTCGACACCCTCAATCCGTACACCTTCAAGGGCACCAGCCCGGTCTCCACGGCCAACTTCCTGCAGTACGGGATGTCCGAACTGAACGAACCGCTGATGGTGGGCACCGGCCAATATGACCCATCCGGCGATGAGCCTGCCTCCAGCTACGGCCTGATCGCCAAGAGCGTTGAATACAGCGAAGACCGAAGCTGGGTAGTCTTCAACCTGCGGGAGGAAGCGCGCTTCCACGACGGCAAGCCAATCACCGCCTACGACGTCGCCTTCTCCTACCGCACCCTGGTCAGGAACGGCCACCCGCAGTACCGCACCAGCCTGCAGGAAGTGAAGCGCGTCGACATCCTCAATCGCCATCGCATCCGCTTCGTCCTCAAACGCGCCGGCAATCCCCTGCTGATCCTGCGCCTCGGCGAGTTACCGGTGCTGCCCCAGCACTACTGGAAGGACCGCGATTTCAAGGCCACCACCTTCGAGCCGCCCCTGGGCAGCGGTCCCTACCGCATCGTCCAGGTCCGTCCGGGCCGCAGCCTGGTGTTCGAACGGGTCAAGGACTGGTGGGGCAAGGACCTGCCGGTCAACAAGGGCAAGTACAACTTCGACCGGGTGGAAGTGGAGTTCTACCGGGACAGCAATGTCGCCTTCGAGGCGTTCAAGGCCGGCGAATTCGACTTTTATATCGAGCACCAGGCGAAGAACTGGGCCAATGGCTATCGTTTCCCGGCCATCGCCCGGGGTGACGTCATCCGCGCCGAGATTCCGCACCAGATTCCGACCCAGACCCAGGCGCTGTTCATGAACACCCGTCGCGCCGTGTTCCAGGACCGCAAGGTGCGGGAAGCCATGGGCCTGATGTTCGACTTCGAATGGACCAACCGCACGCTGTTCAATAATGCCTACATCCGCGCGGCCAGCTACTACCCGAACAGCGAGTTCAGCGCCGTGGGCAAGCCCGAGGGCCACGAGTGGCTGCTGCTCTCGCCCTTTCGGAAGGAATTGCCGGAGGCCCTCTTCACCCAGCCCTTCGCCGTGCCCACTACCGAAGGCCGGGGCATCCCACGGGAAACCCTTCGCCGGGCCCTCGGTCTATTGGCTGAAGCAGGCTGGAAGCTGTCCAATCAGCGCCTGCTCAATGAGCACGGCCAACCGCTGCGCTTCGAGATCCTGCTGGTCAACCCGAACCTTGAACGCATCCTCCAGCCTTACCGCGAGAACCTCTCCAGCATCGGCATCGACGTCAGCCTGCGCACGGTGGACCGCGCCCAGTACAAGCAGCGCCTGGACCACTTCGACTACGACATGATCCTGATGACCCTGCCGCAAACCCTGAGCCCGGGCCTGGAACAATCCCTCTATTTCCATTCCAGCCAAGTGGGCGTGAAGGGCAGCAAGAACTACGCAGGCGTCGCCAATCCGGTGGCCGACGCCATGATCGAGAAGCTCCTCGGCGCCCAGAGCCGTGACGAACAACTGGCCGCGGCCCGCGCCCTCGACCGGACACTGCTCTGGGAGCACTACAGCATCCCCAACTGGTACATCAACTATCACCGCCTGGCGTACCGCAACCGGTTCGCCTTCGTCACCACGCCGCCCTATACGCTGGGCCTGCGAGCCTGGTGGCTGAAGCCCACGGAGAACGTCCGATGA
- a CDS encoding extracellular solute-binding protein, producing the protein MSHSLRTRCLLGCGALLLSLAGLAMAEPRYAITLYDEPAKYPANFKHFSWVNPDAPKGGTLRLSGVGGFDSLNSFIPKGTAADQLGLIYDSLTFHSPDEPFTEYGLLAEKIEKAPDNSYVRFYLNPKARFHDGQPVTAEDVIFTFNVLLEKGEPMYRHYYADVAKVVAEDKQRVRFDFKQAGNRELPLILGQIQVLPKHYWEGRDFSKTSLEPPLGSGPYRIAKVDAGRSIRYERVKDWWAKDLPVTRGYYNFDAITVDYYRDTSVALEAFKAGQFDFNLEYSAKDWATGYESPALSAGKFVKEAIPNHNPAGMQGFAFNIRRPVFQDRRVREAIAQLFDFEWANKQLFFSSYKRTSSYFENSEMAAHEMPDAEELKILEPLRGKVPAEVFTQVFKPPVSDASGIIRDQKRRAYQLLMEAGYKIENDKMVGPDGKPLAFEILIAQANLERVILPFKRNLAELGIDLQIRRVDVSQYINRLRSRDFDMIPATWGQSNSPGNEQMEFWHSRSADSPGSRNFIGLRDPAIDTLVEGLIRADSRQSLVEHARALDRVLLWGHYVVPNYYVDTWRVAYWNHFQRPENTALYDYGLMTWWQKPNTDTASQSEQTPSEPGVQ; encoded by the coding sequence ATGAGTCATTCCCTGCGCACCCGCTGCCTGCTGGGTTGCGGCGCCCTGCTGCTGTCCCTGGCCGGCCTCGCCATGGCCGAGCCCAGGTACGCCATCACGCTCTACGACGAGCCCGCCAAGTACCCGGCGAACTTCAAACACTTCTCCTGGGTCAACCCGGACGCCCCCAAGGGCGGCACACTGCGCCTTTCCGGCGTCGGCGGATTCGACAGCCTCAACTCCTTCATCCCCAAGGGCACCGCAGCCGACCAGCTCGGCCTGATCTACGACAGCCTGACCTTCCACTCCCCCGACGAGCCCTTCACCGAGTACGGTCTGTTGGCGGAGAAGATCGAGAAAGCGCCGGACAACAGCTATGTGCGCTTCTACCTCAACCCCAAGGCGCGCTTCCACGACGGCCAGCCGGTGACCGCAGAGGACGTGATATTCACCTTCAACGTCCTGCTCGAAAAAGGTGAACCGATGTACCGCCACTACTACGCCGACGTCGCCAAGGTAGTGGCGGAAGACAAGCAGCGCGTGCGCTTCGACTTCAAGCAGGCCGGCAACCGCGAGCTACCGCTGATCCTTGGCCAGATCCAGGTGCTGCCCAAGCACTACTGGGAAGGCCGCGACTTCAGCAAGACCAGCCTGGAGCCGCCGCTGGGCAGCGGCCCTTACCGCATCGCCAAGGTGGATGCAGGCCGCTCGATCCGCTATGAGCGGGTCAAGGACTGGTGGGCCAAGGACCTGCCGGTCACCCGTGGCTATTACAACTTCGACGCCATCACGGTGGACTACTACCGCGATACATCCGTCGCGCTGGAGGCCTTCAAAGCCGGCCAGTTCGACTTCAACCTGGAGTATTCCGCCAAGGATTGGGCCACCGGTTACGAAAGCCCGGCCCTGAGCGCTGGCAAATTCGTCAAGGAAGCCATCCCCAACCATAACCCTGCCGGCATGCAGGGCTTCGCCTTCAACATCCGCCGCCCTGTGTTCCAGGACCGCCGCGTACGCGAGGCGATTGCCCAGTTGTTCGACTTCGAGTGGGCCAACAAGCAGCTGTTCTTCAGCTCCTACAAGCGCACCAGCAGCTATTTCGAGAACTCGGAAATGGCCGCTCACGAGATGCCCGACGCGGAGGAACTGAAGATCCTCGAACCCCTGCGGGGCAAGGTGCCGGCCGAGGTCTTTACCCAGGTGTTCAAGCCGCCGGTGAGCGACGCCAGCGGCATCATTCGCGACCAGAAGCGCCGTGCGTACCAACTGCTCATGGAGGCCGGCTACAAGATCGAGAACGACAAGATGGTGGGTCCGGATGGCAAACCGCTGGCCTTCGAGATCTTGATCGCCCAAGCCAACCTGGAGCGGGTCATCCTGCCCTTCAAACGCAATCTGGCGGAACTGGGCATCGACCTGCAGATCCGCCGGGTAGACGTTTCCCAATACATCAACCGTCTGCGTTCCCGGGACTTCGACATGATCCCTGCCACCTGGGGCCAGTCCAATTCGCCGGGCAACGAGCAAATGGAATTCTGGCACTCCCGCAGTGCCGACAGCCCCGGCAGCCGAAACTTCATCGGCCTGCGTGACCCGGCTATCGACACGCTGGTGGAAGGCCTGATCCGCGCCGACTCGCGGCAGAGCCTGGTAGAACATGCCCGCGCCCTGGACCGCGTACTGCTCTGGGGTCACTACGTGGTGCCGAACTACTATGTCGACACCTGGCGCGTCGCCTACTGGAACCACTTCCAGCGGCCGGAAAACACGGCGCTCTACGATTACGGCCTGATGACCTGGTGGCAGAAACCGAACACGGATACCGCCAGCCAGTCCGAGCAAACCCCTTCCGAGCCGGGTGTCCAGTAA
- a CDS encoding microcin C ABC transporter permease YejB, producing MLAYILRRLLLIIPTLFGILLINFIIIQAAPGGPVEQMIAKLEGFDAAAGGATGRISGGGAEVATASSNYRGAQGLDPELVAEIEKMYGFDKPPYERFWLMVSNYAKLDFGSSFFRDAKVIDLILEKLPVSISLGLWSTLIMYLVSIPLGIAKAVRHGSAFDVWSSTAIIVGYAIPAFLFAILLIVLFAGGSYFDWFPLRGLTSNSFDELSFGGKIIDYFWHLALPVTALVIGNFATLTLLTKNSFLDEINKQYVITARAKGLSDRRVLYGHVFRNAMLIIIAGFPSAFIGIFFTGSLLIEAIFSLDGLGLLSFESALNRDYPVVFGTLFIFTLLGLVVKLISDLTYTLVDPRIDFEGREG from the coding sequence ATGCTCGCCTACATACTGCGTCGACTGCTGCTGATCATTCCCACGCTGTTCGGCATCCTTCTGATCAACTTCATCATCATCCAGGCAGCCCCAGGCGGCCCGGTGGAACAGATGATCGCCAAGCTGGAAGGCTTCGATGCCGCGGCCGGCGGGGCCACCGGGCGCATCTCCGGCGGCGGCGCCGAGGTCGCCACGGCCAGTTCCAACTACCGTGGCGCCCAAGGCCTGGACCCGGAGCTGGTGGCGGAAATCGAGAAGATGTACGGCTTCGACAAACCGCCCTATGAACGCTTCTGGCTGATGGTCTCCAACTACGCGAAGCTGGACTTCGGCAGCAGTTTCTTTCGCGACGCCAAGGTCATCGACCTGATCCTCGAGAAGCTCCCGGTCTCCATCTCCCTCGGGCTCTGGAGCACCCTGATCATGTACCTGGTGTCCATCCCGCTGGGCATCGCCAAGGCAGTGCGCCACGGCAGCGCCTTCGACGTATGGAGCAGCACCGCGATCATCGTCGGTTACGCCATCCCGGCCTTCCTCTTCGCCATCCTGCTGATCGTGCTCTTCGCCGGCGGCAGCTACTTCGACTGGTTCCCCCTGCGAGGCCTGACCTCGAACAGCTTCGACGAGCTGAGCTTCGGCGGCAAGATCATCGACTACTTCTGGCACCTGGCCCTGCCGGTGACCGCCCTGGTGATCGGCAACTTCGCCACCCTCACCCTGCTGACCAAGAACAGCTTCCTCGACGAGATCAACAAGCAGTACGTGATCACCGCACGCGCCAAGGGCCTTTCCGACCGGCGTGTGCTCTACGGCCACGTGTTCCGCAATGCGATGCTGATCATCATCGCCGGCTTCCCCTCCGCCTTCATCGGCATCTTCTTCACCGGCTCCCTGCTGATCGAAGCGATCTTCTCCCTCGACGGCCTGGGCCTGCTGAGCTTCGAGTCCGCCCTGAACCGCGACTATCCCGTGGTGTTCGGAACCCTCTTTATCTTCACCCTGCTGGGACTGGTGGTGAAATTGATCAGCGACCTCACCTACACCCTGGTCGATCCACGCATCGACTTCGAAGGCCGGGAGGGCTGA
- a CDS encoding ABC transporter permease: MTLSPINRRRFERFKAHKRGWWSLWLFLILFGLSLGAELIANDKPLAVSYDGQWYFPFLKRYPETTFGGEFPLEANYKTPYIRELIESKGGRMVWAPIPFSYDTINFELKVPAPAPPSADNWLGTDDQGRDVLARVIYGFRISVLFALTLTLLSSIIGVIAGALQGFYGGWVDLAGQRFLEIWSGLPVLYLLIILASFVQPNFWWLLGIMLLFSWMSLVDVVRAEFLRGRNLEYVRAARALGMQNGAIMFRHILPNAMVSTMTYMPFILTGAIGTLTALDFLGFGLPPGAPSLGELVAQGKSNLQAPWLGISAFLVLAVMLTLLVFIGEAARDAFDPRK; encoded by the coding sequence ATGACACTCTCCCCCATCAACCGGCGGCGCTTCGAGCGCTTCAAGGCCCACAAGCGCGGCTGGTGGTCGCTCTGGCTGTTCCTCATCCTCTTCGGACTGAGCCTGGGTGCCGAGCTGATCGCCAACGACAAGCCCCTGGCGGTGAGCTACGACGGGCAATGGTATTTCCCCTTCCTCAAGCGCTACCCGGAAACCACATTCGGCGGCGAATTCCCCCTGGAAGCCAACTACAAGACGCCCTATATCCGCGAGCTGATCGAGTCCAAGGGCGGTCGCATGGTCTGGGCGCCCATTCCCTTCAGCTACGACACCATCAATTTCGAGTTGAAGGTGCCCGCCCCCGCACCGCCCTCGGCCGACAACTGGCTGGGCACCGATGACCAGGGCCGCGATGTGCTGGCACGGGTGATCTACGGCTTCCGCATCTCGGTCCTGTTCGCCCTGACGCTCACCCTGCTGAGCTCGATCATCGGCGTGATCGCCGGCGCCCTGCAGGGGTTCTACGGCGGCTGGGTGGACCTGGCCGGCCAGCGCTTCCTGGAAATCTGGTCCGGCCTGCCGGTGCTTTACCTGCTGATCATCCTGGCCAGCTTCGTGCAGCCGAACTTCTGGTGGCTGCTGGGCATCATGCTGCTGTTTTCCTGGATGAGCCTGGTGGATGTGGTACGGGCGGAGTTCCTCCGTGGCCGCAATCTGGAATACGTGCGCGCCGCCCGCGCGCTGGGCATGCAGAACGGCGCCATCATGTTCCGCCACATCCTGCCCAACGCCATGGTTTCCACCATGACCTACATGCCTTTCATCCTCACCGGCGCCATCGGCACGCTCACCGCGCTGGACTTTCTCGGCTTCGGCCTGCCGCCGGGCGCACCGTCCCTTGGCGAGCTGGTGGCCCAGGGCAAATCCAACCTGCAGGCCCCCTGGCTCGGCATCTCTGCCTTCCTGGTGCTGGCGGTCATGCTGACCCTGCTGGTGTTCATCGGCGAAGCCGCGCGCGATGCCTTCGACCCGAGGAAGTGA
- a CDS encoding ABC transporter ATP-binding protein, giving the protein MSENLIEIRNLAVEFITGEKAQRVVESVSFDIRKGETLALVGESGSGKSVTAHSILRLLPYPLARHPSGSISYAGKDLLKLPEAKLRGIRGNRIAMVFQEPMTSLNPLHCIEKQINEVLALHKGLTGKAATQRTLELLELVGIPEPHKRLKAFPHELSGGQRQRVMIAMALANEPELLIADEPTTALDVTVQLKILELLKELQARLGMALLLISHDLNLVRRIAHRVCVMQRGCIVEQASCDELFHSPQHPYTRELLAAEPSGRPAENPQGPPLLEVDDLRVWFPIKKGLLRRTVDHVKAVDGVNFSLRQGQTLGIVGESGSGKSTLGLAILRLLGSRGGIRFQGHPLDGLSQKEVRPFRREMQVVFQDPFGSLSPRMCVSEIVGEGLRIHHIGTEAEREQAIIDALLEVGLDPESRNRYPHEFSGGQRQRIAIARALVLKPALILLDEPTSALDRTVQRQVVELLRKLQTKYDLTYLFISHDLAVVRALSHQLMVIKHGQVVEQGPADAIFADPQHSYTKQLLEAAFLAPGTAH; this is encoded by the coding sequence ATGAGCGAAAACCTGATTGAAATCCGCAACCTCGCCGTCGAGTTCATCACCGGCGAGAAGGCGCAGCGCGTGGTCGAAAGCGTCAGCTTCGACATCCGCAAAGGTGAAACCCTGGCGCTGGTGGGCGAAAGCGGTTCCGGCAAATCGGTGACCGCTCACTCCATCCTGCGCCTCCTGCCCTACCCGCTCGCCCGGCACCCCAGCGGCAGCATCAGCTACGCCGGCAAGGACCTGCTGAAGCTGCCCGAGGCCAAGCTGCGCGGCATTCGGGGCAACCGCATCGCCATGGTCTTCCAGGAGCCCATGACTTCGCTGAACCCGCTGCACTGCATCGAGAAGCAGATCAACGAGGTGCTGGCCCTGCACAAGGGCCTGACCGGCAAGGCCGCGACCCAGCGCACCCTGGAGCTTCTGGAGCTGGTCGGCATCCCCGAGCCGCACAAGCGCCTCAAGGCCTTCCCTCACGAGCTTTCCGGTGGCCAGCGGCAACGGGTGATGATCGCCATGGCGCTGGCCAACGAGCCAGAGCTGCTGATCGCCGACGAGCCGACCACTGCTCTGGACGTCACGGTTCAGCTGAAAATCCTCGAATTGCTGAAGGAACTTCAGGCACGCCTGGGCATGGCCCTGCTGCTGATCAGCCACGATCTGAACCTGGTTCGGCGAATCGCACATCGCGTATGTGTCATGCAGCGCGGTTGCATCGTCGAACAAGCGTCGTGTGATGAGCTGTTCCACTCACCGCAGCATCCCTACACCCGGGAACTGCTCGCCGCCGAACCTTCGGGTCGGCCGGCGGAGAACCCGCAAGGGCCGCCACTGCTAGAGGTCGACGACCTTCGCGTGTGGTTCCCGATCAAGAAAGGGCTGTTGCGGCGCACCGTGGATCACGTCAAGGCGGTGGACGGAGTCAATTTCAGCCTGCGCCAGGGCCAGACCCTGGGCATCGTGGGCGAGAGCGGCTCCGGCAAGTCCACGTTGGGCCTGGCGATTCTGCGGCTCCTGGGCAGTCGCGGTGGCATTCGCTTCCAGGGCCACCCCCTGGACGGGCTGTCGCAGAAGGAAGTGCGGCCGTTCCGGCGCGAGATGCAGGTGGTCTTCCAGGACCCCTTCGGCAGCCTCAGCCCGCGCATGTGCGTGAGCGAGATTGTCGGCGAGGGGCTGCGGATCCACCACATCGGCACCGAGGCGGAGCGGGAGCAGGCCATCATCGACGCGCTCCTGGAGGTAGGGCTGGACCCGGAAAGCCGGAACCGCTACCCCCACGAGTTTTCCGGCGGGCAGCGGCAGCGGATTGCCATTGCCCGGGCATTGGTGCTGAAACCGGCACTGATCCTGCTGGACGAGCCCACTTCGGCGCTCGACCGGACGGTTCAGCGCCAGGTAGTGGAGTTGTTGCGAAAGCTACAGACCAAATACGACCTGACCTACCTGTTCATCAGCCATGATCTGGCGGTGGTCCGGGCGCTGAGCCACCAGTTGATGGTGATCAAGCACGGACAGGTGGTCGAACAGGGTCCGGCCGATGCCATCTTCGCCGACCCGCAGCACAGCTATACGAAGCAGTTGCTGGAAGCCGCATTCCTGGCTCCGGGAACTGCCCATTAA
- the fabI gene encoding enoyl-ACP reductase FabI, with product MGFLAGKRVLIVGVASKLSIASGIAAAMHREGAELAFTYQNEKLKGRVEEFAEGWGSSAELCFPCDVAKDEEIVAVFEALSKKWDGLDCIVHSVGFAPGDQLDGDFTEVTTREGFRIAHDISAYSFVALAKAGREMMKGRNGSLLTLSYLGAERTMPNYNVMGMAKASLEAGVRYLAGSLGPEGTRVNAISAGPIRTLAASGIKSFRKMLAANEKQTPLRRNVTIEEVGNAGAFLCSDLASGISGEIMYVDGGFNTTAMGNIED from the coding sequence ATGGGTTTTCTCGCCGGTAAGCGCGTACTGATCGTTGGCGTGGCCAGCAAACTGTCCATCGCATCGGGCATCGCTGCAGCCATGCACCGCGAAGGCGCCGAGCTCGCCTTCACCTACCAGAACGAAAAGCTGAAGGGCCGCGTAGAAGAGTTCGCCGAAGGCTGGGGTTCGAGCGCCGAGCTCTGCTTCCCCTGTGACGTGGCCAAGGATGAAGAGATCGTTGCCGTATTCGAGGCCCTGAGCAAGAAGTGGGACGGCCTGGACTGCATCGTGCACTCCGTGGGCTTCGCCCCGGGCGACCAACTGGACGGCGACTTCACCGAAGTCACCACCCGCGAAGGCTTCCGCATTGCCCACGACATCAGCGCCTACAGCTTCGTGGCCCTGGCCAAGGCTGGCCGCGAGATGATGAAAGGCCGCAATGGCAGCCTGCTGACCCTGTCCTATCTGGGTGCCGAGCGCACCATGCCGAACTACAACGTCATGGGCATGGCCAAGGCCAGCCTGGAAGCCGGCGTGCGTTACCTGGCCGGCAGCCTCGGCCCGGAAGGCACTCGCGTGAACGCCATCTCCGCCGGTCCGATCCGCACCCTGGCTGCCTCCGGCATCAAGAGCTTCCGCAAGATGCTCGCCGCCAACGAGAAGCAGACCCCCCTGCGCCGCAACGTGACCATCGAAGAAGTCGGCAACGCCGGCGCCTTCCTCTGCTCCGACCTGGCCTCGGGCATCAGCGGCGAGATCATGTACGTCGACGGCGGCTTCAACACCACCGCCATGGGCAACATCGAAGACTGA